In the Clostridia bacterium genome, TTCCGAGCGAGGCGAGCCAGTCGAGCGACTGCGAGTGGTTCTCAGGCGTGTAGCCGCGGACTTCCTCGACGTTGAAGACGATGATGTCAAGCGCGCGCTTCGCCGCGATTTTCGGATCGAGCTGGCGCAGAGAGCCGGCGGCGGCGTTGCGCGGATTCTTGAAAAGCGGCTCGCCGAGCTCTTCGCGTTCCGCGTTGAGCTTGTTGAAGGTGGCGGCGCTCATATATATCTCGCCGCGTATGCGCAGGTATTCCGGCGCGCTCCGGAGCTTCAGCGGCAGAGAGCGTATCGTCTTGACGTTCTGCGTGACGTCCTCGCCGACGACGCCGTCGCCGCGGGTGGCTCCGCGCACGAGCACGCCGTTTTCGTATTCGACGGCGACGGAGAGCCCGTCAATCTTCGGCTCAACGTCGTATTCGGCATCGCCGCACGCCTCGCGTACGCGGCGGTCGAACTCGCGCAGCTCGTCGAAGGAGAAGGCGTCCTGCAGACTCTGCAGCGGCGAAGCGTGGGTGACCTTCGCGAACTCGTCCAGCGCCTTGCCGCCGACGCGGACGGTGGGGGAGTCGAAGTGTCGCAGCTCGGGGAAGCGCTCTTCGAGTCCGGCGAGCTCGCGCAGCAGCATATCGTATTCGTAATCCTCGACGGCGGGATCGTCCAGCACGTAATAGCGGTAGCTGTAATCGTTCAGCGTCGCCGTCAGTTCGTCTATTCGCTTTTTGGCTTCGGAAGCGTCCATAAAACTCCTCTTTTCGCGTTTGCGTTCATACAAAGATATTATAACATATCCCGCCGGATATATCAACGGTTATTGCTCGCGAAAAACGAAAAAAGCGGCTCGCATGAGCCGCTTTTTTCGTACCGTCTTCGCGCTTGTCAACGGGCGCGTCAGGTCTCCTTTTTGATGCCGAAAAGCTTTCTCAGCAGTCCCGCCAGCACACGCGGGCTTTTCACCACTACAACCTTCATAATCTGAAACTCCGTTCCGCCGTCGCGCGCGGCAATTCTTTCTCCGCCGTCAGCAGTACAGCGAGAACAGGCCGCACAGAAAAAGCAGGCACGCCATCACTATCACCGTGACCGCGGAGGGCAGCAAGGTCAGAAAAATAACGCAAAGCCCCATTCCGAGCGCGATATACCCGATGACGTTTTTAGGGCCCATAGCCGTCGACCTCCGTTCGATATTACATTATACGGGGAAGCGGCGGAAATGTTCCGGAATGTTGCCCGAAAAAACCGATTTTGCAAAAAAAGAAGACGCCGCGCGGGCGTCTTCTCGCTTTACCGGTTTATTCAGAGGCACTCTTTGACGCGCCCGACGGCTCTTTCTTCGCCGAGCAGCTGCATGATGCTCCAGAGGTCGGGGGTGTTGCGGTGGCCGGTAACGGCTACGCGGAGCACCTCCGCGACGTCGCTGACGCTGCCGGGGAAGGCGTCGGGGTTCTCCTTATACGCTCTCATGTCGGTGGCGAAGCCCATCGACGCGGCGATCTCCTTTACCTTCGCGAACCACGCCTGCCCGTCGTCCGAATGGTCGTAAGTGGCGAGGAACGCGGTGAGTATCTTCTTGCAGGTCTCCTTATCGAGCGGGAAGTCGCGCTCCGGCTTGAAGGTCTCGTCGAAGTAGCAGGAGACGACTTCCTTCGCCTGGCTCGCGCAGATGAAGTCCTTGCGGCGCTTCTTGCCCGCGCCCATGCAGAGATCGAGCACGCCGAGGGCGTAAGCTTTATCCGCGAGCAGTTTCGCGAAGTCGGGGTCGTAGTTGTTCGCCCATTCGAGCAGGAAGGAGTAGAACTCCTCGCCCGTCAGTTTGGAAATGACCGTCTTGCTGACGTCGTCGAGTTTGGCGATATCGAAAAGCGCGCCGGACTGTCCCATCTTGCCGATGGAGAACTTGAAGTCTTCAAGCGGCGCGTCTGGGTTTTTCAGCATCCACTCCTCGAAGTTTGAGTTAAGAAGAGTCATAAGATACGTCTTGACGGCGAGCGGGTGATAGCCGAGCTTGCGGTAGTATTCGAGCGCGAGCTCGGGATCCTTGCGCTTCGAAAGCTTGCGCTTCGTGCCGCCGTCGAGCTTCATCAGCTGCGCGTGGTGGCCGTATTTCGGCGGTTTGAAGCCGAGCATACGGAAAAGCTCGAGGTGGATCGGCAGGGAGGAGAGCCACTCTTCGCCGCGCAGCACGAGCGTGGTGTGCATAAGGTGGTCGTCGATGACGTGCGCGAAGTGGTAGGTCGGGATGCCGTCGGATTTGAGTATGACTTCGTCGCGGTTGTTGGCGGTGACACTGATCTCGCCCTTGATGCTGTCGCGGAAGGAGAACTTCTGCGTTCCGTCGCCTGCGGATCTCATTCTGATGACGTAGGGGAGCCCGGCGTCGAGCTTTTCGCGGATCTCCTTATATGAGAGGTCGCGGCAGCGCGCCCATTCGCCGTAGTAGCCGGGAGTGAGCATCTTTTCGCGCTGCCGGTCGCGGATTTCGTCGAGGTCTTCGGCGGTGCAGAAGCAGGGATATGCGATGCCTTCCTCGACCATCCACTTGACGAAGGACTTATATACGATTTCGCGCTGACGCTGATAAAACGGGCCGTATGTCTTGTCGCCATTCATTTCGGCGCCCTCGTCGAAAGTTATGCCGAAATAGCCGAGCGTCGTGATGACGGCTTCGACCGCGCCTTCCACCTTGCGTTTCAGGTCGGTATCCTCAATGCGCAGGAAAAACACGCCGTTGCTCTGGCGCGCGATACGCTCGTCCGCGAGCGCGGAGAAAAGGTTGCCGAGGTGAATGAAACCGGTAGGGCTCGGCGCGATACGCGTTACCTGGGCGCCTTCGGGAAGGTCGCGCTCGGGGTAGTAATTGGCGTAATACTCCGGAGTGGTGAGCACGTCGGGAAAGAGCTCGTCAGCAAGCATTTTGCTTTCAATATGCTCCAATGGCTTCGTATACATATTTTGTCTCCCTTCGTTATTTCACTTCAAATTGGCTCGGGTGCTTCGCGAAGAAGTCGAAGCGCGGCTCGAGTTCGGCGAGCTTGTGACTTTCCTTGTTATCGCAGAAATAGTAGACGTTCTCGAAGATGTGCTCCCAGCTGAAGAAGTCCTCGCCGAAGCCGAGAAGTTTGACGAGCAGCTCCGTGCCGGCGGGCGCGACGGGGTGGACGAGCACGGCGCAGACGCGCAGCATATGGAACGCGTTGACGAGCATCCTGCTGCGCAGTTCGGCGTCGTCGTTTCTGTCGGCGTCGCCCATGTTTTTCGCCCAGTACTTGTTGCAGTCGCGGATGTACTTGTCGAGTATCGCCATGACAGTGTGCAGCTCGCACTTATACATCGCCTCCTCGTATTCGAGGATGACGCCGTTCGCTTCTTCGACTACGTCCGCGTCCGGCTCGCCGTAAGGCATAACGCCGCCGTAATACTTCTGCGTCGTGTAGAAGCAGGAGCGGCAGAGGCGGTTGAGGACGTTTGTCAGCAGGTTGCCTTCCTTGAGCGCGGGATCGCTGTCGGTCGGGTTTGCTTTGGGGTTGTACGGCTTCGGCTGGAA is a window encoding:
- the spoVM gene encoding stage V sporulation protein SpoVM, with translation MKVVVVKSPRVLAGLLRKLFGIKKET
- the gltX gene encoding glutamate--tRNA ligase, giving the protein MESKMLADELFPDVLTTPEYYANYYPERDLPEGAQVTRIAPSPTGFIHLGNLFSALADERIARQSNGVFFLRIEDTDLKRKVEGAVEAVITTLGYFGITFDEGAEMNGDKTYGPFYQRQREIVYKSFVKWMVEEGIAYPCFCTAEDLDEIRDRQREKMLTPGYYGEWARCRDLSYKEIREKLDAGLPYVIRMRSAGDGTQKFSFRDSIKGEISVTANNRDEVILKSDGIPTYHFAHVIDDHLMHTTLVLRGEEWLSSLPIHLELFRMLGFKPPKYGHHAQLMKLDGGTKRKLSKRKDPELALEYYRKLGYHPLAVKTYLMTLLNSNFEEWMLKNPDAPLEDFKFSIGKMGQSGALFDIAKLDDVSKTVISKLTGEEFYSFLLEWANNYDPDFAKLLADKAYALGVLDLCMGAGKKRRKDFICASQAKEVVSCYFDETFKPERDFPLDKETCKKILTAFLATYDHSDDGQAWFAKVKEIAASMGFATDMRAYKENPDAFPGSVSDVAEVLRVAVTGHRNTPDLWSIMQLLGEERAVGRVKECL